Proteins encoded by one window of Paraburkholderia sprentiae WSM5005:
- a CDS encoding Hcp family type VI secretion system effector, whose protein sequence is MAQDIFLKINGIDGESADANHKDEIDVLSWAWGVTQQSNMHVGSGGGAGRATVEDFTFEHFIDRATPNLTQYCLTGKHIDEAKLVVRKAGGNPLEYIKFTMNDVLVTSVHPSGVSDSESRPRETVSLSFSRLKQEYVVQNAQGGSGGAITATFDIKKNRA, encoded by the coding sequence ATGGCGCAAGACATCTTTCTCAAGATCAACGGAATTGATGGTGAGTCGGCAGACGCTAACCACAAGGACGAAATCGATGTTCTGAGCTGGGCGTGGGGCGTCACGCAGCAATCGAATATGCACGTTGGTTCCGGCGGTGGTGCCGGTCGGGCGACGGTCGAAGATTTCACGTTCGAGCATTTCATCGATCGTGCAACGCCCAACCTGACGCAATACTGCCTGACCGGCAAGCACATCGACGAAGCCAAGCTCGTCGTGCGTAAGGCTGGCGGTAACCCGCTCGAATACATCAAGTTCACGATGAACGACGTGCTGGTTACCTCGGTGCATCCGTCCGGCGTCAGCGATAGTGAATCGCGTCCGCGCGAAACGGTGAGTCTGTCGTTTTCCCGCCTCAAGCAGGAATACGTGGTGCAAAACGCGCAGGGCGGTAGTGGCGGCGCGATCACGGCAACGTTCGATATCAAGAAGAACCGCGCCTAA
- the tssC gene encoding type VI secretion system contractile sheath large subunit has protein sequence MMAELQANTRAKATASVTNQSDFNALLSREFKPKTERAREAVEGAVRTLAQQALLTSVTVADDAYKNIESIIGEIDRKLSEQINLILHHEDFQSLESAWRGLHHLVTNTETDEKLKIRFMDVSKDDLRRTMKRYKGIAWDQSPFFKQIYEEEYGQLGGEPYGCLVADYYFDHTPADVDLLGSIAKVAAASHAPFITGAAPSVLQMDSWQELANPRDLTKIFTQNLEYAPWNSLRNSEDSRYIGLAMPRFLARLPYGVKTNPIDEFNFEEATDGSDHRRYVWSNAAYAMAVNINRSFKNYGWCTLIRGVESGGVVENLPCHSFPTDDGGVDMKCPTEIAISDRREAELSRSGFMPLIHRKNTEYAAFIGAQSLQKPVEYHDPDATANANLSARLPYLFACSRFAHYLKCIVRDKIGAFKERDEMQQWLNEWVMNYVDADPANSSQETKARRPLAAAEVVVEDVEGNPGYYQAKFFLRPHFQLEGLTVSLRLVAKLPLVKEAA, from the coding sequence ATGATGGCCGAACTTCAAGCGAATACGCGCGCCAAGGCAACGGCGAGCGTCACCAACCAGTCCGATTTCAACGCGCTCCTATCGCGCGAATTCAAGCCCAAAACGGAGCGCGCACGCGAGGCTGTCGAGGGCGCTGTCCGGACGCTCGCTCAGCAAGCGCTACTCACATCGGTAACGGTGGCCGACGACGCGTACAAAAACATTGAGTCGATTATTGGCGAAATCGATCGCAAATTATCCGAACAGATCAACCTGATTCTTCATCATGAAGATTTTCAGAGCCTTGAAAGCGCATGGCGTGGACTTCATCACCTCGTCACGAACACTGAAACGGATGAGAAGCTGAAGATCCGCTTCATGGATGTGTCCAAAGACGACCTGCGCCGCACCATGAAGCGCTATAAAGGGATTGCTTGGGACCAGAGTCCGTTCTTCAAGCAAATCTACGAGGAAGAGTACGGGCAGTTGGGCGGGGAGCCGTACGGCTGTCTCGTCGCCGACTACTACTTCGATCACACGCCGGCTGACGTCGATTTGCTTGGCTCGATCGCGAAGGTCGCGGCAGCGTCGCATGCGCCGTTTATCACGGGGGCGGCGCCGTCGGTGCTGCAGATGGATTCGTGGCAGGAACTCGCGAACCCGCGCGACCTGACGAAGATCTTCACGCAAAACCTCGAGTACGCGCCCTGGAACTCGCTGCGCAATTCGGAAGACTCGCGCTACATCGGGCTTGCAATGCCGCGTTTCCTCGCGCGTCTGCCGTACGGCGTCAAGACGAATCCGATCGACGAATTCAATTTCGAGGAAGCGACCGACGGTTCCGATCATCGTCGTTACGTGTGGTCGAACGCGGCGTACGCAATGGCGGTGAACATCAACCGTTCATTCAAGAATTACGGCTGGTGCACGCTGATTCGCGGCGTGGAAAGCGGCGGTGTCGTTGAAAACCTGCCGTGTCACTCGTTCCCGACCGATGACGGCGGCGTCGACATGAAATGCCCGACCGAAATCGCGATCTCCGACCGTCGCGAAGCGGAATTATCGAGAAGTGGTTTCATGCCGCTCATTCACCGCAAGAACACTGAGTACGCGGCGTTCATCGGCGCGCAATCGTTGCAGAAACCGGTCGAGTACCACGATCCCGACGCGACTGCGAACGCGAACCTGTCGGCCCGCCTGCCGTATCTGTTCGCATGCTCGCGCTTTGCTCATTACCTGAAGTGCATCGTGCGCGACAAGATCGGCGCGTTCAAGGAACGTGACGAAATGCAGCAGTGGCTCAACGAGTGGGTCATGAATTACGTTGACGCCGATCCCGCGAATTCGTCGCAGGAAACCAAGGCGCGTCGACCGCTAGCCGCGGCCGAAGTGGTCGTCGAGGACGTCGAGGGCAATCCGGGGTATTACCAGGCCAAATTCTTCCTGCGTCCGCATTTCCAACTCGAAGGCCTGACGGTGTCTTTGCGTCTCGTCGCAAAGCTGCCCCTCGTGAAGGAAGCGGCCTGA
- the tssB gene encoding type VI secretion system contractile sheath small subunit: protein MSASNSSQKFIARNRAPRVQIEYDVEIYGSEKRVELPFVMGVLADLSGKPLEPLPAVGDRKFFNIDIDNFDERMKAMKPRVAFSVPNTLTNEGQLMVDITFESMDDFSPAAVAKKVGALAQLLEARTQLANLQTYMDGKSGAESLVSKVLKDPALLEALAKAPKPQAASTGEPVTNE from the coding sequence ATGTCGGCTTCTAACAGTTCTCAGAAATTCATCGCACGTAATCGTGCTCCCCGCGTCCAGATCGAATACGACGTCGAAATTTACGGTTCGGAAAAGCGAGTCGAACTCCCGTTCGTGATGGGCGTCCTCGCCGACTTGTCGGGCAAGCCGCTCGAACCGCTACCGGCCGTCGGCGATCGCAAGTTCTTCAATATCGACATCGATAACTTCGATGAGCGGATGAAAGCCATGAAACCGCGCGTCGCGTTCTCGGTGCCCAACACGCTGACGAACGAGGGTCAACTGATGGTCGATATCACGTTCGAAAGCATGGACGACTTCTCGCCCGCAGCGGTCGCGAAAAAGGTTGGCGCGCTTGCACAGCTGCTCGAGGCGCGTACGCAACTCGCCAATCTGCAAACGTATATGGATGGCAAGAGCGGGGCGGAAAGCCTGGTCAGCAAGGTGTTGAAAGACCCGGCGCTGCTCGAGGCGCTCGCGAAGGCGCCGAAGCCGCAAGCGGCATCCACCGGCGAGCCGGTGACCAACGAATGA
- a CDS encoding OmpA family protein, which produces MPVVPDGECDDAVIRCEFSRWKHELDASIGTGTFVLPSYIAIYAYLGADGDQTVEPVWFGDTIDVSTTHPATASARQHVQALRQQLDRAWLSVARPERASSAGLGHAVIDWLEDAALLSILSSFANTAPFSLRGLLLADIGHSPIRAGAWMRWLTGKTGLRLSLNTPRAQPKPLSLPLLAAVARNESVRVSKSGWVRSHSVTLHALAASAVVLMISIGVSAWSNDGSVARAANGVEVATHIATARADAEHEESLHRQSAEPARYASGSATTGLGWGLYRSDLLHVALERVSATWRSPSIAAPSPPTAVTIDNLALFDSGKATLKSGAEPRLKGVLDLIRANPDKRILIAGHTDNVGSSAANQKLSEARAQAIRDWFANTALVPVTRFAIQGYGDTRPIAGNESSQGREMNRRVEISLIPDSGTD; this is translated from the coding sequence ATGCCTGTTGTGCCCGATGGTGAGTGCGACGACGCGGTGATTCGCTGCGAATTTTCCCGCTGGAAGCATGAACTCGATGCGAGCATCGGTACCGGGACGTTCGTCTTGCCCTCCTATATCGCGATATACGCCTACCTCGGTGCAGATGGCGACCAGACTGTGGAACCGGTCTGGTTCGGCGACACCATCGATGTATCGACGACGCACCCCGCGACCGCAAGCGCGCGGCAACATGTGCAAGCGCTTAGGCAACAGCTGGACCGGGCATGGCTCTCTGTCGCACGACCGGAACGTGCGTCGAGTGCCGGTCTGGGGCATGCAGTGATCGACTGGCTAGAAGATGCGGCGCTGTTATCGATCCTTTCATCGTTCGCGAACACCGCGCCGTTCTCGCTGCGCGGCTTGCTGTTGGCCGACATCGGACACTCGCCGATACGCGCCGGTGCGTGGATGCGATGGTTGACCGGCAAGACCGGGCTGCGCCTGTCGCTGAACACGCCTAGGGCGCAACCCAAGCCGCTGTCTCTGCCTTTGCTCGCGGCCGTCGCGCGGAACGAGAGCGTCCGAGTCTCGAAGAGCGGGTGGGTTCGGTCGCATAGCGTAACGCTGCACGCGCTGGCTGCCTCGGCCGTCGTCTTGATGATATCGATCGGTGTATCGGCATGGTCGAACGACGGCTCGGTCGCGCGAGCCGCCAACGGTGTCGAGGTCGCCACGCATATAGCCACAGCTCGCGCGGATGCGGAGCATGAGGAATCGTTGCACAGACAGTCCGCCGAGCCGGCTCGCTACGCGAGCGGCAGTGCAACGACCGGACTCGGCTGGGGCCTGTATCGAAGCGATCTGTTGCATGTCGCGCTTGAACGGGTGAGCGCGACATGGCGATCACCGTCGATCGCCGCGCCTTCGCCGCCGACCGCTGTGACGATCGACAACCTCGCGTTGTTCGACAGCGGCAAGGCGACGCTGAAATCAGGCGCAGAGCCACGGCTCAAAGGTGTGCTCGATCTGATTCGCGCGAATCCCGACAAGCGGATTCTTATCGCGGGTCACACTGATAACGTGGGTTCAAGCGCCGCGAATCAAAAACTCTCGGAGGCACGCGCGCAGGCCATCCGCGATTGGTTCGCCAACACTGCTTTGGTGCCCGTCACACGTTTCGCAATTCAGGGTTATGGCGATACGCGGCCGATTGCCGGCAACGAAAGTAGTCAGGGGCGTGAGATGAATCGTCGCGTCGAAATTTCTCTTATTCCCGACTCAGGCACGGACTAA
- a CDS encoding DotU family type IV/VI secretion system protein, whose product MSDSTAALMRPTALHAALLSNGAEIPAIPFWRARCDTLVETLQQEMQDRTFPATDIQEVSLAQCVLLDELTLHALPSRHHEEWLRDPLQMRFHGVRDGTTHVWKRIDAVADRGHQDLARLEFYCILLALGFDGGREDANAYLERAKSALSRHRRDETVLSIPDSPETAMLGTGSLRPLCMSGMSRIGTIASAVVAGAIAVASLWAALRVSPEVEALRLPQTSSPHSNPVLTERSQ is encoded by the coding sequence ATGTCTGACTCAACGGCCGCGCTGATGCGACCGACTGCGTTGCATGCGGCACTGCTGTCCAACGGCGCGGAGATCCCGGCTATTCCTTTTTGGCGCGCGCGTTGTGACACGTTGGTCGAGACGCTACAGCAGGAAATGCAGGATCGAACCTTTCCGGCAACCGATATCCAGGAAGTCAGTCTCGCGCAATGCGTGTTGCTGGACGAGCTGACGTTGCATGCATTGCCCTCCAGGCATCACGAGGAATGGTTGCGTGACCCGCTGCAGATGCGTTTTCATGGCGTGCGCGATGGCACCACACACGTCTGGAAACGAATCGACGCAGTGGCGGACCGTGGCCATCAGGACCTCGCCAGACTCGAGTTTTACTGCATATTGCTGGCGCTAGGCTTCGACGGAGGACGAGAAGACGCTAATGCATATCTAGAACGCGCGAAATCGGCGTTGAGCAGGCATAGGCGTGATGAGACGGTGTTGTCCATTCCCGACTCACCGGAGACTGCCATGTTAGGGACGGGTTCGCTAAGGCCGCTGTGCATGTCAGGTATGTCACGCATAGGCACGATCGCGAGCGCGGTCGTTGCTGGCGCGATTGCAGTCGCGTCACTATGGGCGGCACTCCGCGTTAGTCCGGAAGTTGAGGCACTTCGCTTGCCCCAAACGTCGTCCCCGCACAGCAATCCTGTCCTGACGGAGCGTTCGCAATGA
- a CDS encoding fimbrial protein codes for MKNIGRYIRIAGLISGVTASALFGSICVHAQGSPSVRLNFSGTYNATTCLLVSSPDMTVTLRTLSTQSLPTAGVADGSKVFTITMQCASGVTGARVYFESGSSTDPSTGNLALQNVSGSTSATNVQIMLANADGSRIKIGDRSTMKVIPITSTDPTPVDFIASYYATGRATAGTVNTFVTYVVEML; via the coding sequence ATGAAAAATATTGGTAGATACATTCGGATTGCCGGACTAATTTCCGGCGTGACCGCGAGTGCGCTGTTCGGATCGATTTGCGTGCATGCGCAAGGCTCGCCCTCAGTCAGGCTCAACTTTAGCGGCACCTACAACGCCACGACGTGTCTGCTGGTCAGTTCGCCTGACATGACAGTCACGTTGCGGACGCTTTCGACGCAATCGCTGCCGACGGCCGGAGTGGCAGACGGCTCAAAGGTCTTCACCATCACGATGCAATGTGCGAGCGGCGTGACGGGTGCGCGCGTGTATTTCGAGAGCGGTTCGTCCACCGATCCCAGCACGGGCAATCTGGCCCTACAGAACGTGAGCGGCTCGACGTCCGCAACGAACGTGCAGATCATGTTGGCCAATGCGGACGGGTCGCGGATCAAGATCGGCGACCGCTCCACGATGAAAGTCATTCCCATCACGTCCACGGATCCGACGCCGGTGGATTTCATTGCCAGCTACTATGCGACCGGTCGAGCCACGGCCGGTACGGTCAATACATTCGTCACCTATGTCGTCGAAATGCTCTGA
- a CDS encoding fimbria/pilus outer membrane usher protein: MPTSNAPSAEAPQEVEFNPAFFTGNVADLSRYTRGNPVSPGVYPLELLVNGKKRGRFDVLFQAVPGSDIAAPCFTMSSLDRAGVDTERVVQRLKEAGKGDLDDRDAPLQCIPLAQAVPGSAASFNSADLQLDLSIAQIELRNEAAGYVDPSRWDSGINAGFVQYSFASYTTHQNSGGGDFSSAYLGLQSGFNVNGWRFRQWSTASWQSRTPDAHWQNVALFAQHDVTSLKSQLTIGDSSTSGDVFDSFNVRGVQLSSDDRMLPDSMRSYAPVVRGVADTNARIIVRQNNIIVAETSVPPGPFELNDLPATGYGGDLQVTIAESDGRQRTFLVPFASVPQLLRPGVSRFNLAAGVSRDAVLDKHPWVAQAVYQRGLTNLLTGYTGAQFSEGYWAGLVGVALNTPLGAFALDVTAAGTNIPGGSAGRPGYSTRISYSKLLPGPNTNFSVAAYRYSTARFYSLRDAMYARYGSRDATGQYDYRTRSRLQLNINQPIGESSSFYIAGSSQNYWGASKGYDLQYQVGFNSSYKRVSYSLYAQRTRLQSSQISTQVGLNLTIPLGKVDSNAHRAFDYLTTNLSRSSNGDSTIQATASGNTTGATPINYGVNAARVVTSKDRTVSAGGYAIYRTQYGTYNGNASISNQTRQAAFNADGAVVIHSGGVTLSPPLGQAFALIEAKGAKGGRIINGQGARIDDNGYAVVPSLMPYRVNMVALDPSDVPLDVELGNTSEEVVPRANSLVKVKITTTQGTPIFAEVSDREGKAMPMGTELFDESEKSVGIVGQGGLAYLRGLEHEGKLLVRWGNGAAEQCVMPYTVPDDDKADSSQHAGIVARIKLSCDPTLVWSPPAKSVAQRSAGAALLSSLR; this comes from the coding sequence GTGCCGACATCCAATGCACCTTCTGCGGAGGCTCCGCAAGAAGTCGAATTCAATCCCGCATTCTTCACGGGTAACGTCGCCGATTTGTCGCGCTATACGCGAGGCAATCCGGTTTCTCCCGGTGTTTATCCGCTCGAACTGCTGGTCAATGGTAAGAAGCGTGGACGTTTCGATGTCCTGTTTCAGGCAGTGCCGGGCTCGGATATCGCCGCACCGTGCTTCACGATGTCCAGTCTGGACCGGGCTGGCGTAGATACCGAGCGCGTGGTCCAGCGGCTGAAGGAAGCTGGAAAGGGCGACCTTGACGATAGGGACGCACCGTTGCAATGCATCCCGCTGGCGCAGGCCGTGCCGGGATCGGCTGCATCGTTCAACAGTGCGGATCTGCAACTCGATCTGTCGATTGCGCAGATTGAATTGCGCAACGAGGCTGCGGGTTACGTCGATCCATCCCGTTGGGACAGCGGGATCAACGCCGGCTTCGTGCAATACAGCTTCGCCAGCTATACAACTCACCAGAATAGTGGTGGCGGAGATTTCAGCAGTGCCTATCTCGGCCTGCAAAGCGGATTCAACGTGAATGGCTGGCGTTTCCGCCAGTGGTCCACGGCAAGCTGGCAGAGCCGGACTCCCGACGCGCACTGGCAAAATGTCGCGCTGTTTGCGCAGCACGATGTCACGTCGCTTAAGAGTCAATTGACGATCGGCGACAGTTCGACGAGCGGTGACGTCTTCGATTCGTTCAACGTCCGTGGCGTCCAGCTATCGAGCGACGACCGCATGCTGCCGGATTCGATGCGTTCCTACGCGCCGGTCGTGCGTGGTGTAGCTGATACCAATGCGCGCATTATCGTGCGCCAGAACAACATCATCGTGGCCGAGACCAGCGTGCCGCCGGGACCGTTCGAACTGAACGACCTGCCGGCCACGGGTTATGGGGGCGACCTTCAGGTCACAATTGCGGAATCCGACGGCCGTCAGCGGACTTTTCTCGTGCCGTTCGCGTCCGTACCGCAGTTGCTGCGGCCCGGCGTTTCGCGTTTCAATCTGGCGGCTGGCGTCTCTCGCGATGCCGTGCTGGATAAGCATCCGTGGGTGGCGCAAGCAGTTTATCAGCGCGGCTTGACAAACCTGTTGACTGGCTACACTGGCGCACAGTTTTCCGAAGGGTACTGGGCTGGTCTGGTCGGTGTCGCGCTCAATACTCCGCTCGGTGCATTCGCGCTTGATGTAACGGCGGCGGGGACGAATATCCCCGGCGGCTCTGCTGGCCGTCCCGGTTACAGTACTCGCATCAGCTACAGCAAGCTTCTTCCGGGGCCGAACACGAATTTCTCCGTTGCGGCTTATCGCTATTCGACGGCGCGCTTCTATAGTCTGCGTGACGCAATGTACGCGCGCTACGGCTCGCGAGACGCCACGGGTCAGTATGACTACCGCACGCGCAGCCGTCTGCAGCTGAATATCAACCAGCCAATCGGCGAGTCGAGCTCCTTTTACATTGCCGGCAGTTCGCAGAACTACTGGGGCGCTTCGAAGGGCTACGATCTTCAGTATCAGGTTGGGTTCAACAGCTCGTACAAGCGCGTGTCCTACTCGCTATATGCGCAACGCACGCGCCTGCAAAGCTCGCAGATCAGCACGCAGGTCGGTTTGAATCTCACAATCCCGTTGGGTAAGGTCGACTCGAACGCGCATCGTGCGTTCGACTATCTGACTACCAATCTCTCGCGCAGCTCGAACGGAGACAGCACGATACAGGCCACGGCGTCGGGCAACACGACCGGAGCCACGCCGATCAACTACGGCGTCAATGCAGCGCGGGTCGTCACCAGCAAAGATCGGACCGTTTCCGCGGGCGGTTACGCGATCTACCGCACGCAGTACGGTACCTACAACGGGAATGCGTCGATTAGCAACCAGACGCGTCAGGCCGCGTTTAACGCCGACGGCGCGGTCGTCATTCACAGTGGCGGCGTCACGCTGAGCCCGCCGCTTGGCCAGGCGTTCGCGCTCATCGAGGCGAAAGGAGCAAAGGGCGGCCGGATCATCAATGGCCAAGGCGCGCGCATCGACGACAACGGCTACGCCGTGGTGCCTTCGCTGATGCCATACCGCGTCAACATGGTCGCGCTGGATCCGAGCGACGTGCCGCTCGACGTTGAACTGGGCAATACGAGCGAGGAAGTCGTGCCGCGCGCGAATTCGCTCGTCAAGGTGAAGATCACGACCACGCAGGGCACGCCGATTTTCGCCGAGGTCTCGGATCGCGAAGGCAAAGCCATGCCGATGGGCACCGAGCTATTCGACGAATCCGAGAAATCGGTGGGCATCGTCGGCCAGGGTGGCCTCGCATACCTGCGCGGCCTCGAGCACGAGGGCAAGTTGCTGGTGCGCTGGGGCAACGGCGCAGCGGAGCAGTGCGTGATGCCCTATACGGTCCCGGACGACGACAAGGCGGACAGCAGTCAGCACGCGGGAATCGTTGCGCGCATCAAGCTGAGCTGTGATCCGACGCTGGTCTGGTCTCCGCCCGCAAAGTCCGTTGCGCAACGTTCAGCGGGCGCAGCGCTTCTCAGTTCACTTCGCTGA
- a CDS encoding fimbria/pilus periplasmic chaperone: MSSMKFPILLAAAVACSAASFAAQAAITITGTRVIYPAQNREVNVRLNNVDSRPVLVQAWLDDGDAAAAPNEIKVPFTLLPSVFRVEPHRGQALRIMFAGGDMPNDRESVYWLNVLEIPPKPRDADDRNMIQLAFRTRIKMFYRPASLLDDPTAARAKLEWRVESDDKGESVVRLDNPSPYYISIGSAEVETAGGKVTLLPNMAAPFGQVDLRPQDGKLDIKLPATVSYTVLNDFGTAIKDSAEVEGAQKAKAQKNQ, from the coding sequence ATGTCTTCAATGAAGTTTCCTATTTTATTGGCCGCAGCGGTGGCCTGCAGTGCAGCTTCGTTTGCTGCACAAGCTGCTATCACCATTACCGGTACGCGAGTCATATACCCGGCGCAAAACCGCGAAGTCAATGTGCGTTTGAACAATGTTGACAGCCGTCCGGTCCTCGTCCAGGCATGGTTGGACGACGGCGATGCGGCTGCCGCACCGAATGAAATCAAGGTTCCGTTCACGCTGTTGCCGTCTGTATTTCGAGTCGAACCTCATAGAGGTCAGGCTTTGCGCATCATGTTCGCAGGCGGCGACATGCCGAACGACCGTGAATCTGTTTATTGGCTGAATGTTCTGGAAATCCCGCCGAAGCCCCGGGACGCTGATGACCGGAACATGATCCAGCTCGCGTTTCGTACGCGCATCAAGATGTTCTATCGGCCCGCGTCGTTGCTCGATGACCCAACGGCGGCGCGAGCCAAACTGGAGTGGCGTGTCGAGTCGGATGACAAAGGCGAGAGCGTTGTTCGTCTGGACAACCCATCGCCCTACTACATTTCCATTGGCTCGGCAGAAGTGGAAACGGCAGGCGGGAAAGTCACGCTTTTGCCCAATATGGCGGCACCGTTCGGGCAGGTCGATCTCCGTCCACAAGATGGAAAGCTGGATATCAAACTTCCGGCCACGGTTTCCTATACGGTTCTGAACGACTTCGGTACAGCGATCAAGGACTCGGCGGAAGTGGAAGGCGCGCAAAAGGCGAAAGCGCAAAAAAATCAATAA
- a CDS encoding fimbrial protein, with protein sequence MKKQMKHLMIALAGLSVAPMVFAQTAPGTGKVTFNGELYDETCVINAGDEDKTVTLPTLSTQSLATAGQVRGSKMFDISVSQCPASLSTVAAHFETTNMNPNTRNAINQAATSPAGNVEVQLLDGDGETPILLGSTGTFVPVASDGTATMSYGGQYYATDKTTAGNVTAVVRYTLAYQ encoded by the coding sequence ATGAAAAAACAAATGAAGCACCTGATGATCGCGCTGGCGGGCCTGTCCGTCGCACCGATGGTTTTCGCTCAAACCGCACCGGGCACAGGCAAGGTAACGTTCAACGGCGAGCTGTACGACGAGACCTGTGTGATCAACGCGGGTGACGAGGACAAAACGGTCACGCTGCCCACCCTGTCTACGCAGTCGCTGGCTACTGCTGGCCAAGTCCGCGGCTCCAAGATGTTCGACATTTCGGTGTCGCAGTGCCCAGCTTCGCTGAGCACTGTCGCGGCTCATTTCGAGACCACGAACATGAACCCGAATACGCGTAATGCCATTAACCAGGCAGCCACCTCGCCGGCCGGGAATGTCGAAGTGCAATTGCTTGACGGCGATGGCGAGACGCCGATTCTGCTGGGTAGCACGGGTACGTTCGTTCCGGTCGCGAGCGACGGTACTGCAACGATGAGCTACGGTGGCCAGTACTATGCAACGGACAAAACCACGGCCGGTAACGTGACGGCCGTCGTTCGCTACACGTTGGCATATCAGTAA
- a CDS encoding response regulator transcription factor, with the protein MKKIRVGIADDHPFILLGVEHLLRPCPDMQVCFKCESIGRLLELLVEMPVDVLVCDYEFEGDPYADGLNLLDRIQRVAPAIRVVFLSSHSSTHIISAALNAGAAGFVGKGPEGFVSLAAAIRAAKNKSLFLPDSIANRMLSTTGRAAEGGSSLNSLSEKESTVVRMICDGMSIGAIAERLNRSPKTVSNQKNAGMKKLGARNDVELVTIVREWYCS; encoded by the coding sequence GTGAAGAAAATCAGAGTGGGTATTGCCGACGATCATCCATTCATTCTCCTCGGCGTCGAGCATCTTCTTCGGCCTTGTCCGGACATGCAGGTCTGCTTCAAATGCGAAAGTATCGGCCGACTGCTCGAGCTTCTGGTTGAGATGCCCGTTGACGTTCTCGTATGCGACTATGAATTCGAAGGCGATCCGTATGCCGATGGCCTCAATCTCCTCGACCGGATCCAGCGAGTTGCTCCAGCCATAAGAGTTGTCTTTCTGAGCTCGCATTCTTCGACGCACATCATTTCCGCTGCGCTCAATGCGGGGGCGGCCGGTTTCGTCGGTAAGGGGCCCGAGGGCTTTGTCAGCCTTGCCGCTGCCATTCGCGCCGCCAAAAACAAGAGCCTCTTTTTGCCGGATTCCATTGCGAACAGGATGTTGTCCACCACCGGGCGCGCAGCCGAAGGGGGATCTTCGCTCAATTCGCTATCTGAAAAGGAATCGACGGTCGTGCGAATGATCTGCGATGGGATGTCGATCGGGGCGATCGCCGAGCGGCTCAATCGCAGTCCCAAGACAGTCAGCAACCAGAAGAACGCTGGCATGAAAAAGCTAGGAGCCAGAAACGACGTCGAACTCGTCACGATCGTGCGTGAGTGGTACTGCTCGTAA